From Anopheles funestus chromosome 3RL, idAnoFuneDA-416_04, whole genome shotgun sequence, a single genomic window includes:
- the LOC125771993 gene encoding GTP cyclohydrolase 1 isoform X3, which translates to MKEVSVNGHLHLSNGNGTVAELDTHTNGSNGYAGHNGTSNGTTSNGCSSTKKQQTAKCTCNKSGSLENGSDTNNNQGHEKCTFHHDLELDHKPSTREDLLPLMSKSYRMLLSSLGEDTERQGLLKTPERAAKAMLFFTKGYDQSLEEALNGAVFDEDHDEMVVVKDIEMFSMCEHHLVPFYGKVSIGYLPCKKILGLSKLARIVEIFSRRLQVQERLTKQIAVAVTQAVQPAGVAVIIEGVHMCMVMRGVQKINSKTVTSTMLGVFRDDPKTREEFLTLCNNK; encoded by the exons ATGAAGGAAGTGTCAGTTAATGGTCATCTGCATCTGAGCAACGGCAATGGGACTGTTGCCGAGCtggacacacacaccaacggTAGCAATGGTTACGCTGGACACAATGGTACCAGCAATGGCACTACCTCCAATGGATGCTCATCcaccaaaaagcaacaaacggcCAAATGTACCTGCAACAAGTCGGGAAGTCTGGAAAATGGCAGTGACACAAACAATAACCAAG GACACGAAAAATGTACCTTCCACCATGATCTAGAACTCGACCACAAACCGTCGACCCGGGAGGACCTGCTGCCTCTGATGTCCAAGTCCTACCGGATGCTGTTGTCGAGCCTGGGCGAAGATACGGAACGTCAGGGATTGCTGAAAACTCCGGAACGCGCCGCCAAGGCAATGCTCTTCTTCACTAAAGGATACGACCAGAGTTTGGAAG AGGCTTTGAACGGTGCCGTTTTCGACGAGGATCACGACGAAATGGTCGTGGTGAAGGACATCGAAATGTTCTCCATGTGTGAACACCATCTGGTACCGTTCTACGGTAAAGTGTCGATCGGTTACTTGCCCTGCAAGAAGATTCTCGGGCTAAGCAAGCTGGCCAG AATTGTGGAAATCTTTTCCCGCCGTCTACAGGTACAGGAACGATTGACCAAGCAAATTGCCGTCGCTGTCACTCAAGCGGTACAACCAGCAGGCGTTGCTGTCATCATCGAGGGAGT ACACATGTGCATGGTGATGCGTGGTGTACAGAAGATCAACAGCAAAACGGTCACCTCGACCATGCTGGGTGTTTTCCGGGACGATCCGAAAACACGCGAAGAGTTCCTGACGCTTTGTAACAACAAGTGA
- the LOC125771993 gene encoding GTP cyclohydrolase 1 isoform X1 encodes MSKFEISDDADELNQEIDDTNFPTRSNSISFGAANGNGSTGSLNNGYGPFANRRRSSSIRRTESEMTEGDENGTAGGPGETGEAVNNNGAGGGGENGGTTTNVTAISGGLNRARPTPIRTTSLSGEASNGTDNGATGTTNPSSAPPPNSTPRAIMTPGHEKCTFHHDLELDHKPSTREDLLPLMSKSYRMLLSSLGEDTERQGLLKTPERAAKAMLFFTKGYDQSLEEALNGAVFDEDHDEMVVVKDIEMFSMCEHHLVPFYGKVSIGYLPCKKILGLSKLARIVEIFSRRLQVQERLTKQIAVAVTQAVQPAGVAVIIEGVHMCMVMRGVQKINSKTVTSTMLGVFRDDPKTREEFLTLCNNK; translated from the exons ATGAGCAAGTTCGAGATTTCGGATGATGCGGACGAGCTGAACCAGGAGATTGACGACACTAACTTCCCGACGCGCTCCAACTCGATCAGCTTCGGTGCGGCCAATGGGAATGGTTCGACCGGAAGCCTTAACAACGGGTACGGCCCGTTCGCTAATCGGCGCCGTTCGAGCAGCATCCGGCGCACCGAAAGTGAGATGACCGAGGGTGACGAGAATGGGACCGCGGGTGGACCGGGTGAAACTGGCGAGGCGGTCAATAACaacggtgctggtggtggtggtgaaaatgGCGGCACCACGACCAATGTAACGGCGATCAGCGGTGGCCTTAATCGGGCCCGACCGACGCCAATCCGCACGACCAGTTTGTCAGGTGAGGCAAGCAATGGGACTGACAACGGTGCAACCGGCACAACTAACCCCAGCAGTGCACCCCCGCCTAACAGCACTCCGAGGGCCATCATGACGCCAG GACACGAAAAATGTACCTTCCACCATGATCTAGAACTCGACCACAAACCGTCGACCCGGGAGGACCTGCTGCCTCTGATGTCCAAGTCCTACCGGATGCTGTTGTCGAGCCTGGGCGAAGATACGGAACGTCAGGGATTGCTGAAAACTCCGGAACGCGCCGCCAAGGCAATGCTCTTCTTCACTAAAGGATACGACCAGAGTTTGGAAG AGGCTTTGAACGGTGCCGTTTTCGACGAGGATCACGACGAAATGGTCGTGGTGAAGGACATCGAAATGTTCTCCATGTGTGAACACCATCTGGTACCGTTCTACGGTAAAGTGTCGATCGGTTACTTGCCCTGCAAGAAGATTCTCGGGCTAAGCAAGCTGGCCAG AATTGTGGAAATCTTTTCCCGCCGTCTACAGGTACAGGAACGATTGACCAAGCAAATTGCCGTCGCTGTCACTCAAGCGGTACAACCAGCAGGCGTTGCTGTCATCATCGAGGGAGT ACACATGTGCATGGTGATGCGTGGTGTACAGAAGATCAACAGCAAAACGGTCACCTCGACCATGCTGGGTGTTTTCCGGGACGATCCGAAAACACGCGAAGAGTTCCTGACGCTTTGTAACAACAAGTGA
- the LOC125771993 gene encoding GTP cyclohydrolase 1 isoform X2 has protein sequence MSKFEISDDADELNQEIDDTNFPTRSNSISFGAANGNGSTGSLNNGYGPFANRRRSSSIRRTESEMTEGDENGTAGGPGETGEAVNNNGAGGGGENGGTTTNVTAISGGLNRARPTPIRTTSLSGHEKCTFHHDLELDHKPSTREDLLPLMSKSYRMLLSSLGEDTERQGLLKTPERAAKAMLFFTKGYDQSLEEALNGAVFDEDHDEMVVVKDIEMFSMCEHHLVPFYGKVSIGYLPCKKILGLSKLARIVEIFSRRLQVQERLTKQIAVAVTQAVQPAGVAVIIEGVHMCMVMRGVQKINSKTVTSTMLGVFRDDPKTREEFLTLCNNK, from the exons ATGAGCAAGTTCGAGATTTCGGATGATGCGGACGAGCTGAACCAGGAGATTGACGACACTAACTTCCCGACGCGCTCCAACTCGATCAGCTTCGGTGCGGCCAATGGGAATGGTTCGACCGGAAGCCTTAACAACGGGTACGGCCCGTTCGCTAATCGGCGCCGTTCGAGCAGCATCCGGCGCACCGAAAGTGAGATGACCGAGGGTGACGAGAATGGGACCGCGGGTGGACCGGGTGAAACTGGCGAGGCGGTCAATAACaacggtgctggtggtggtggtgaaaatgGCGGCACCACGACCAATGTAACGGCGATCAGCGGTGGCCTTAATCGGGCCCGACCGACGCCAATCCGCACGACCAGTTTGTCAG GACACGAAAAATGTACCTTCCACCATGATCTAGAACTCGACCACAAACCGTCGACCCGGGAGGACCTGCTGCCTCTGATGTCCAAGTCCTACCGGATGCTGTTGTCGAGCCTGGGCGAAGATACGGAACGTCAGGGATTGCTGAAAACTCCGGAACGCGCCGCCAAGGCAATGCTCTTCTTCACTAAAGGATACGACCAGAGTTTGGAAG AGGCTTTGAACGGTGCCGTTTTCGACGAGGATCACGACGAAATGGTCGTGGTGAAGGACATCGAAATGTTCTCCATGTGTGAACACCATCTGGTACCGTTCTACGGTAAAGTGTCGATCGGTTACTTGCCCTGCAAGAAGATTCTCGGGCTAAGCAAGCTGGCCAG AATTGTGGAAATCTTTTCCCGCCGTCTACAGGTACAGGAACGATTGACCAAGCAAATTGCCGTCGCTGTCACTCAAGCGGTACAACCAGCAGGCGTTGCTGTCATCATCGAGGGAGT ACACATGTGCATGGTGATGCGTGGTGTACAGAAGATCAACAGCAAAACGGTCACCTCGACCATGCTGGGTGTTTTCCGGGACGATCCGAAAACACGCGAAGAGTTCCTGACGCTTTGTAACAACAAGTGA